Proteins encoded within one genomic window of Lysinibacillus sphaericus:
- a CDS encoding polysaccharide deacetylase family protein: protein MWKQHIVGAVIATFIIAAAISFNPYFASGSDEYHWGIKKAQNGEPAQAGAQLDKLLDQYGAIYKGKPDKKVVYLTFDNGYENGFTESILDTLEKEKAPATFFLTGHYLESASDLVKRMVQDGHTIGNHSYGHPNMARLTRDGMRAEWRKFDGKLRELTGIDRTTYARPPEGIFNAKLLEVGNAEGYRHIFWSVAFKDWLKDERRGADYAYNALMEQLHPGAVILMHTVAQDNAEALPLFIAEAKKQGYTFLSLDDLVLEYEDFPVTMQSSTP from the coding sequence ATGTGGAAACAACATATTGTAGGTGCGGTAATTGCTACATTTATTATTGCCGCAGCAATTAGCTTTAATCCATACTTTGCTTCAGGCTCAGATGAATATCATTGGGGCATTAAAAAAGCACAGAATGGCGAACCAGCACAAGCAGGAGCACAACTTGACAAGCTACTCGACCAATATGGAGCAATTTATAAAGGAAAACCCGATAAAAAAGTTGTTTACTTAACATTCGATAATGGATACGAAAATGGCTTTACTGAAAGTATATTGGATACGTTAGAAAAAGAAAAAGCGCCAGCAACTTTCTTCTTAACCGGTCATTATTTAGAAAGTGCTAGTGACCTTGTTAAACGTATGGTACAAGATGGTCATACTATCGGCAACCATTCCTATGGTCATCCCAATATGGCTAGGTTAACAAGAGATGGTATGCGTGCAGAATGGCGTAAATTTGATGGGAAATTACGTGAATTAACCGGTATTGACCGTACAACATATGCCCGCCCACCAGAAGGCATTTTTAATGCGAAGTTGTTGGAAGTCGGCAATGCTGAAGGCTACCGTCATATTTTCTGGTCTGTCGCTTTTAAAGATTGGCTAAAGGATGAACGTCGTGGAGCAGATTATGCGTATAATGCATTGATGGAACAACTTCACCCTGGTGCAGTCATTTTAATGCATACCGTAGCGCAAGATAATGCAGAAGCACTTCCTTTATTTATTGCCGAAGCGAAAAAGCAAGGCTATACATTTTTATCGCTCGATGATTTAGTATTGGAGTATGAAGATTTCCCTGTCACTATGCAATCGTCCACTCCTTAG
- a CDS encoding TIGR01777 family oxidoreductase, protein MKIVIAGGTGFVGKALTKLLQEQGHELFVLSRSNSKYENGIHYVQWLQDGARPEKELDNIDAFVNLAGVSLNDGRWTKKQKKAIYTSRMDATLEIVRIIEELDKTPEVLVNASAVGIYPPSIATTYSENFKDYATDFLGWTVHDWERHALRAEKLGVRVALARFGVILGRDNGALPSMLLPYKLHIGGTIGSGEQWLSWVHIEDVARALYFAITNASISGPFNVTAPYATRMKEFGQTIAQVMNRRHWLPVPSFAMRLALGEQSMLVLEGQHVLPTVLQAHNFEFQFPHLQEALENLL, encoded by the coding sequence ATGAAAATCGTTATTGCGGGCGGTACTGGTTTTGTTGGGAAAGCGCTAACCAAATTGTTACAAGAGCAAGGCCATGAACTATTTGTCTTGTCACGCAGCAATTCTAAATACGAAAATGGCATTCATTATGTCCAATGGCTACAAGATGGCGCACGACCAGAAAAAGAATTAGACAATATTGATGCATTCGTTAATTTGGCTGGTGTATCACTAAATGACGGCCGTTGGACAAAAAAACAAAAGAAGGCGATTTATACGAGTCGGATGGATGCTACATTAGAAATCGTTCGGATTATAGAGGAACTAGATAAAACGCCTGAAGTACTTGTAAATGCCAGTGCAGTTGGCATTTATCCACCTTCCATAGCGACAACCTATAGTGAAAATTTTAAGGATTATGCAACTGATTTTTTAGGATGGACCGTTCATGATTGGGAACGCCATGCTTTGCGAGCTGAAAAACTAGGCGTTCGTGTAGCACTCGCACGCTTTGGCGTTATTTTAGGTCGTGACAATGGCGCGTTGCCTTCCATGCTATTGCCTTATAAATTGCATATAGGCGGAACGATTGGTTCGGGTGAGCAATGGCTATCATGGGTCCATATCGAGGATGTGGCACGTGCCCTTTATTTTGCAATTACAAATGCGTCCATCAGCGGACCATTTAATGTCACAGCTCCTTATGCTACACGCATGAAGGAATTCGGACAAACTATCGCACAGGTAATGAATCGCCGTCATTGGTTGCCAGTCCCGAGTTTTGCCATGCGTTTAGCTCTTGGCGAACAAAGTATGCTTGTCTTAGAAGGCCAGCATGTATTACCAACAGTTTTACAAGCGCACAACTTCGAATTTCAATTCCCACATTTACAAGAAGCACTTGAAAATTTATTATAA
- the recX gene encoding recombination regulator RecX, whose protein sequence is MRVITKIARQKNNPERYNIYLNEQYAFPVDEAILIQFGLTKGKVLEEFDIQEIAYEDEIRKAFNKGLNYLSYQMRSEHEVKKKLSSLEFGEAVILEAIQKLKSYGFLNDESYSKALLNTKKATMKKGPRAIRQDLMKKGIDKSLQDEVLETFSHEEQVKLATQLAEKVIRSEKKKTPSQIKAKIQDFLMRKGYSFTIVDEVLGQIEIEQAEDEWQALLDAQGEKVWKKYAAKYTGYELKMKTKQALYQKGFPVEIIDRFIEEKENEE, encoded by the coding sequence ATGCGTGTTATTACAAAAATTGCACGTCAAAAAAACAATCCAGAACGTTATAATATATATTTAAACGAGCAATACGCTTTCCCAGTAGATGAGGCAATTCTCATACAATTTGGTTTGACAAAAGGGAAGGTACTCGAAGAATTTGATATTCAGGAAATTGCCTATGAAGATGAAATTCGTAAGGCGTTTAATAAAGGGCTGAATTATTTATCCTATCAAATGCGAAGTGAGCATGAGGTGAAGAAAAAGTTAAGCTCACTAGAGTTCGGCGAAGCAGTCATATTAGAAGCTATCCAAAAGTTAAAATCATATGGCTTTTTAAATGATGAATCTTATTCAAAAGCATTGCTAAACACCAAAAAAGCTACCATGAAAAAAGGCCCGCGAGCTATTCGACAAGATCTTATGAAAAAGGGAATCGATAAAAGTTTGCAAGATGAAGTACTGGAAACATTTAGCCATGAGGAACAAGTAAAGCTTGCCACACAGCTTGCTGAAAAAGTAATTCGTTCTGAAAAAAAGAAAACACCATCGCAAATAAAGGCCAAAATTCAAGATTTTTTAATGCGAAAAGGGTATTCATTTACTATTGTAGATGAAGTACTTGGACAGATAGAAATCGAACAAGCAGAAGATGAATGGCAGGCATTGCTTGATGCACAAGGCGAAAAAGTTTGGAAAAAGTATGCCGCGAAGTATACTGGTTATGAATTAAAAATGAAAACGAAGCAGGCGCTTTATCAAAAGGGATTTCCTGTAGAAATTATAGATCGTTTTATTGAAGAGAAGGAGAATGAAGAATGA
- a CDS encoding YfhH family protein produces the protein MNDKNYAAMTEHELREEVAKLKEKARKAEQLGILNEFAVYERKALMAAAYLVDLDTIVPGEMYRIDGSDNNFFQVDYLKGRFAWGHRLGGDKYQEALPVSILSPIKVGK, from the coding sequence ATGAATGACAAAAACTATGCTGCAATGACAGAGCATGAATTACGTGAAGAAGTAGCTAAGCTTAAAGAAAAGGCTCGCAAAGCGGAACAACTAGGCATACTCAATGAATTTGCAGTTTACGAACGTAAAGCTTTAATGGCAGCAGCTTATTTAGTCGATTTAGATACGATTGTTCCAGGGGAAATGTACCGCATTGATGGCTCTGATAACAACTTTTTCCAAGTGGATTATTTAAAAGGACGATTTGCTTGGGGGCATCGTCTTGGCGGCGATAAGTATCAGGAAGCATTACCTGTTTCTATATTATCACCAATAAAGGTGGGCAAGTAA
- a CDS encoding YfhJ family protein codes for MQEKIDKLTTELLAKNPEMSVGRARVWVELLWSDFESSSAKAGYNYRGADYTETLVRQLIVSYGDKLHLFAGRNPKYAHLLDTSDDIVQ; via the coding sequence ATGCAAGAAAAAATTGACAAACTAACAACAGAATTACTGGCAAAAAACCCTGAAATGTCTGTAGGTCGTGCGCGAGTTTGGGTGGAGCTTCTTTGGAGTGATTTTGAATCCTCGTCTGCCAAAGCGGGCTACAATTACCGAGGAGCTGACTATACTGAAACGTTAGTGCGCCAATTAATCGTTAGCTATGGTGATAAGCTTCATCTATTTGCAGGGCGCAATCCTAAATACGCTCATTTACTGGATACAAGTGACGATATCGTACAATAA
- a CDS encoding metal-dependent hydrolase, with protein sequence MDSGTHFVMGIALGGLALADPVVANHSMTFTAVMAGTIIGSQAPDVDTVLKLRNNAIYIRHHRGITHSIPAVVIWPILITIVLSLIIQDANVLHLWLWTFLAVAIHVFVDIFNAYGTQAIRPFSRKWVALGVINTFDPIIFTLHCLGILLWAFGANPVWTFSVMYGIIIVYYILRFAVQKAVKRAVHNTIQDEDYVIVAPTMRFFHWRIAAKSKTHYYVGRAYGRTVNIYDKFEIKPLPKTPTVEAAMKDPNLDAFVSFSPLYRWEISELENGLTEVRLIDLRYRSDNRYPFVAVAHLNDADEIITSYTGWIFTEDKLQKKLQIGASN encoded by the coding sequence TTGGATTCAGGTACACATTTCGTTATGGGCATAGCACTCGGAGGTCTCGCTTTAGCTGACCCAGTAGTTGCAAATCATTCAATGACCTTTACCGCCGTTATGGCTGGTACCATTATCGGCTCACAAGCACCTGATGTTGATACGGTCTTAAAGCTTCGCAATAATGCGATTTATATTCGACATCATCGCGGTATCACCCATTCAATTCCAGCTGTAGTCATCTGGCCAATTTTAATTACAATCGTGCTATCACTAATTATTCAAGACGCGAATGTGTTGCATTTATGGCTTTGGACATTTCTTGCAGTAGCCATTCACGTTTTCGTTGATATTTTTAATGCATATGGAACACAGGCCATTCGTCCATTCTCTAGAAAATGGGTTGCACTTGGTGTTATTAATACATTCGATCCGATAATATTCACTCTCCATTGCCTTGGTATATTACTATGGGCATTTGGGGCAAATCCAGTTTGGACATTTAGCGTCATGTATGGCATTATTATCGTCTATTATATTTTACGATTTGCTGTGCAAAAAGCGGTTAAAAGAGCCGTTCATAATACCATACAGGATGAAGATTATGTTATTGTAGCTCCTACAATGCGATTTTTTCACTGGCGCATCGCTGCAAAATCTAAAACGCATTACTATGTTGGCCGTGCGTATGGGCGAACAGTTAATATTTACGATAAATTTGAAATCAAACCATTACCGAAAACACCGACTGTTGAAGCTGCTATGAAAGACCCGAATCTCGATGCCTTTGTGTCATTCTCACCATTATATCGATGGGAAATTTCAGAGCTTGAAAACGGCTTAACAGAAGTAAGGTTAATTGATCTTCGTTACCGTAGTGACAATCGCTATCCTTTCGTTGCAGTCGCTCATTTAAACGATGCCGATGAAATCATTACCTCTTACACTGGTTGGATTTTCACCGAAGATAAACTTCAGAAGAAATTACAAATTGGCGCTAGCAATTAA
- the mutY gene encoding A/G-specific adenine glycosylase, with product MNYPYVTEFRQSLVEWFEKEKRDLPWRHTKDPYKIWVSEVMLQQTRVDTVIPYYNRFMESFPTLELLAEAPQEYLLKHWEGLGYYSRARNLQAGVREVLESYGGIVPDNRHEISKLKGIGPYTAGAILSIAYNKPEHAVDGNVMRVLSRVLNIHDDIALPKTKKIFEAAVEELIDSENASSFNQGLMELGALICSPTSPKCLLCPVREYCTAFNEGEPENLPIKSKKIKMKHISYDVFVCEDEDGRILMEQRPEEGLLANMWQFPMVEQEDDSLIKFAHHHELNVQAHQPILTFKHIFSHLTWDVNAYYMKCKTAEKGEWLTREQIELLPMPVPMLKIWQAIK from the coding sequence GTGAATTATCCATATGTAACAGAATTTCGACAATCTTTAGTCGAATGGTTCGAAAAAGAAAAACGAGATTTACCATGGAGGCATACAAAGGACCCTTATAAAATTTGGGTGTCTGAGGTCATGCTACAGCAAACACGAGTTGACACAGTAATTCCTTATTATAATCGCTTTATGGAAAGCTTTCCAACGCTAGAATTATTAGCAGAGGCACCACAGGAATATTTATTAAAGCATTGGGAAGGCCTCGGTTATTACTCACGAGCACGGAATTTACAAGCAGGTGTGCGTGAGGTATTAGAAAGTTACGGGGGAATTGTACCTGATAACCGGCATGAAATTTCAAAACTAAAAGGAATTGGTCCTTATACTGCAGGAGCTATATTAAGTATTGCCTATAATAAGCCCGAGCATGCAGTTGATGGTAATGTTATGCGTGTTTTAAGTCGTGTCCTTAATATCCATGATGATATTGCACTTCCAAAAACGAAGAAGATTTTTGAAGCGGCTGTTGAAGAACTAATTGATTCTGAAAATGCATCTTCTTTTAATCAAGGCTTAATGGAACTTGGGGCGCTTATTTGTTCCCCAACTTCACCAAAGTGTTTATTATGTCCCGTCCGAGAATACTGTACAGCTTTTAACGAGGGTGAACCCGAAAATCTGCCTATTAAATCTAAAAAAATAAAGATGAAGCATATTTCATATGATGTCTTTGTTTGTGAGGATGAAGATGGACGGATATTGATGGAACAGCGTCCAGAAGAAGGATTACTCGCGAATATGTGGCAGTTTCCAATGGTGGAACAAGAAGATGATTCTTTGATAAAATTTGCTCACCATCATGAATTAAATGTCCAAGCACACCAGCCAATTTTAACATTTAAGCATATCTTCTCTCATTTAACTTGGGATGTGAATGCTTATTATATGAAGTGTAAAACAGCTGAGAAGGGTGAATGGCTGACACGTGAGCAAATAGAATTATTACCGATGCCTGTACCTATGCTGAAGATATGGCAAGCGATTAAATAG
- a CDS encoding gamma-type small acid-soluble spore protein — translation MKKNQNNNQQANKNMQRQSEEFGYETDFNEVQKQNAKAEQNKAQASGKYAKNNQNASE, via the coding sequence ATGAAGAAAAATCAAAACAACAACCAACAAGCAAATAAAAACATGCAACGCCAAAGTGAAGAGTTTGGTTATGAAACAGACTTCAACGAAGTGCAAAAGCAAAATGCTAAAGCTGAGCAGAATAAAGCTCAAGCTTCAGGCAAATACGCTAAGAATAACCAAAACGCGAGCGAGTAA
- the ntdP gene encoding nucleoside tri-diphosphate phosphatase, whose product MAIPVEGETIQIHSYKHNGRIHRVWQETMVLKGTKNIIIGANERTLVTESDGRTWLTREPSICYFHAEHWFNIICMLREDGVYYYCNLSSPFVFDNNAIKYIDYDLDIKVFPDMSYTLLDEDEYEQHRQEMSYPDVIDKILKRNVEKLISWIQQKRGPFAPDFIDAWTNRYKFQLDMQADDCQ is encoded by the coding sequence ATGGCAATACCGGTAGAAGGAGAAACGATACAAATACATAGTTATAAGCACAACGGCCGCATCCACCGTGTTTGGCAAGAAACAATGGTTTTAAAAGGAACGAAAAACATTATAATCGGTGCGAATGAACGAACACTTGTGACAGAATCCGATGGTCGTACGTGGCTAACGAGAGAGCCTTCTATTTGTTATTTCCATGCGGAGCACTGGTTCAACATCATCTGCATGCTGCGTGAGGACGGTGTGTATTATTATTGTAATCTAAGCTCACCATTTGTTTTCGATAATAATGCCATTAAATATATTGACTACGATTTAGATATTAAGGTTTTTCCGGATATGTCGTATACCCTTTTAGATGAAGATGAATATGAACAACATCGACAGGAAATGTCTTACCCAGATGTAATCGATAAAATTTTAAAGCGCAATGTCGAAAAATTAATTAGCTGGATACAACAAAAAAGAGGGCCTTTTGCACCTGATTTTATCGATGCATGGACGAATCGCTATAAGTTTCAGCTCGATATGCAAGCAGATGATTGTCAGTAA
- a CDS encoding ABC transporter ATP-binding protein, producing the protein MRFVKPYTWEILLTVFIGIVKFAIPLFIPLLIKIVLDDIIGADDLTDTEKTKELFYWLGGTIIVFFVIRPPIEYYRQYFAQHVSNKVLFDIRKEIYAHLQRLSLKYYANTRAGEVISRVINDVEQTKNFVMTGLMNVWLDFATIVIAVGIMLAMDVKLTLVALIAFPFYAISVKFFFGKLRTLTRNRSQALAGVQSYLHERVAGMSIIKSFTLEKHEQQLFDEANGEFFEKALDHTRWNAKSFAVVNTITDVAPLLVIAYAGYQVINGSLSLGTMVAFIAYIERLYGPLRRLVSSSTTLTQSIASMDRMFELMDEPYEVKNKENALPLPRATGEVRFENVAFQYEVDGSPILKNMNFTIKPGETVAFVGMSGGGKSTIISLIPRFYDATAGAVFVDGHNVKDVTIHSLRSQIGIVLQDNILFSDSVKENILMGKPGASDEEVMAAAKAANAHDFIMNLPNGYNTKVGERGVKLSGGQKQRVAIARVFLKNPPILILDEATSALDLESEALIQESLDALVHDRTTIIIAHRLSTITHADNIFVIEHGQLIEEGNHEQLMKKQGTYYNLFQVQHLD; encoded by the coding sequence ATGCGTTTTGTAAAACCATACACATGGGAAATACTTTTAACCGTATTCATTGGTATTGTGAAATTTGCGATTCCGTTATTTATTCCATTGCTTATAAAAATAGTACTTGATGATATTATTGGTGCTGATGATTTAACGGATACAGAAAAAACAAAGGAATTGTTTTATTGGCTAGGTGGAACAATTATTGTATTTTTCGTGATACGACCACCAATAGAATACTACCGTCAATACTTTGCACAGCATGTGAGTAATAAGGTACTTTTTGATATCCGAAAAGAAATTTATGCCCATCTACAGCGACTAAGCCTGAAGTATTACGCAAATACAAGAGCTGGCGAGGTCATTTCACGTGTTATTAACGATGTGGAACAAACGAAAAACTTTGTTATGACTGGTTTAATGAATGTTTGGCTTGATTTTGCAACAATTGTCATTGCGGTCGGTATTATGCTAGCAATGGATGTCAAACTGACGCTTGTTGCACTAATTGCATTCCCATTCTATGCAATTAGTGTAAAGTTCTTCTTTGGTAAACTACGAACTTTAACACGTAACCGTTCACAGGCACTTGCAGGTGTGCAAAGTTATTTACATGAGCGAGTGGCTGGGATGAGTATTATTAAAAGCTTTACGCTAGAAAAGCATGAACAACAACTATTCGATGAAGCCAATGGCGAGTTTTTTGAAAAAGCGCTAGATCATACGAGATGGAATGCCAAGTCCTTTGCAGTAGTCAATACAATTACGGACGTGGCACCATTGCTTGTTATTGCTTATGCCGGCTATCAAGTGATTAATGGCTCATTATCGCTTGGAACAATGGTCGCTTTTATCGCTTATATTGAGCGACTCTATGGACCGCTTCGTCGTTTAGTAAGTTCATCCACAACGTTAACACAATCTATCGCTTCGATGGATCGTATGTTTGAACTAATGGATGAGCCTTATGAGGTAAAAAACAAGGAAAATGCCCTTCCATTACCGCGAGCTACAGGTGAAGTGCGATTTGAAAATGTAGCCTTTCAATATGAAGTGGATGGTTCGCCAATTTTAAAAAATATGAACTTTACCATAAAACCAGGGGAGACGGTTGCATTTGTAGGAATGAGTGGTGGTGGGAAATCTACTATTATTAGTTTAATCCCCCGTTTTTATGATGCGACAGCTGGAGCGGTTTTTGTAGATGGACATAATGTTAAAGATGTCACAATCCATTCATTGCGCTCACAAATTGGTATTGTGCTTCAAGATAATATTCTCTTTAGTGATTCAGTTAAGGAAAATATTTTGATGGGGAAACCAGGTGCGTCTGATGAGGAAGTAATGGCGGCTGCAAAAGCAGCTAATGCACATGACTTTATTATGAACTTACCAAATGGTTATAACACAAAGGTAGGAGAGCGAGGCGTAAAATTATCAGGTGGTCAAAAGCAACGAGTGGCCATTGCCCGTGTATTTTTAAAAAACCCCCCGATTTTAATTTTAGATGAAGCGACATCAGCGCTAGATTTGGAAAGTGAAGCACTTATTCAAGAATCATTAGATGCCCTTGTGCATGATCGCACAACGATTATTATAGCGCACCGACTTTCAACCATTACACATGCTGATAATATTTTTGTTATTGAGCATGGACAATTAATAGAAGAAGGTAATCATGAACAATTAATGAAGAAGCAAGGCACTTACTATAATTTATTCCAAGTACAACATTTAGATTAA
- a CDS encoding ABC transporter ATP-binding protein: protein MRKKLLEVKGLQTTFFTDDGQIPAVDDIDFSVHEGEILGIVGESGSGKSVTSLSIMGLIPSPPGKITGGQVLLEGKNLAKLTDKQMQRVRGKDVAMIFQEPMTSLNPLFTIGEQLKEAILIHNPKWSKKKAFARAVEIMKLVGLPRVEELLKDYPHQLSGGMRQRVMIAMALVCDPKVLIADEPTTALDVTIQAQILQLMKDLNKRMNTAVLLITHDLGVVAETCERVIVMYAGQIVEEAPIQEIFKNPKHPYTQGLIKSVPDMRYKKDSLYSIPGSVPRPGTIKDGCRFAARCEFAMERCLQQTPPLYEETEQHRARCFLLEEQEVIQYVESAIES from the coding sequence ATGCGAAAAAAGCTGTTAGAAGTAAAAGGGTTACAAACAACGTTTTTCACAGATGATGGACAGATTCCTGCCGTTGATGATATTGATTTTTCAGTCCATGAAGGAGAAATTTTAGGGATTGTAGGGGAATCGGGTAGTGGGAAAAGTGTCACATCTTTGTCCATTATGGGATTAATCCCTTCACCACCAGGAAAAATTACTGGTGGACAAGTACTGCTAGAAGGCAAAAATTTAGCGAAATTAACGGATAAGCAAATGCAAAGAGTACGTGGTAAGGATGTGGCGATGATTTTTCAAGAGCCTATGACTTCCTTAAATCCTTTATTTACAATTGGCGAGCAATTAAAAGAAGCAATTTTAATCCATAATCCCAAGTGGTCGAAAAAGAAGGCTTTTGCGCGGGCGGTAGAAATTATGAAACTAGTAGGATTACCACGTGTAGAGGAACTACTAAAGGATTATCCTCATCAACTATCTGGTGGGATGCGCCAACGAGTGATGATTGCCATGGCATTGGTCTGTGACCCGAAGGTGCTGATTGCCGATGAGCCGACGACCGCCCTCGATGTGACGATTCAGGCACAAATTTTGCAACTGATGAAAGATTTGAACAAGCGTATGAATACGGCTGTCTTATTAATTACGCACGATTTAGGGGTCGTAGCAGAAACTTGCGAACGCGTTATTGTTATGTACGCAGGGCAAATTGTTGAAGAAGCACCTATTCAAGAAATTTTTAAAAATCCTAAGCATCCTTATACACAAGGACTTATTAAATCTGTACCAGATATGCGTTACAAAAAAGATAGCCTTTACTCAATACCTGGCAGTGTACCTAGGCCGGGCACGATAAAAGATGGCTGTCGTTTTGCAGCACGCTGTGAATTTGCAATGGAACGTTGCCTACAACAAACACCACCTTTATATGAAGAGACAGAGCAACATAGAGCAAGGTGCTTTTTACTGGAAGAACAGGAGGTGATTCAATATGTCGAAAGTGCTATTGAAAGTTGA
- a CDS encoding ABC transporter ATP-binding protein, whose protein sequence is MSKVLLKVEGLKKYFPIRKGFLNTQVGDVKAVDNVSFEVFEGETLGIVGESGCGKSTTGRLLMRLLEPTAGNIEFGGKMLSSLSNSEMRKARRDIQMIFQDPYASLNPRHSIGKILEEPLIVHGMGNSKERKQKVIELLKIVGLNEYHVKRYPHQFSGGQRQRIGIARALMTNPRLIIADEPVSALDVSIQAQVLNLMQSLQKELKLTYIFISHDLGVVRHISNRVGVMYLGKLVELTASENLYVEPLHPYTQALLSSVPVPDPTFEREQLIISGDIPSASNPPSGCAFHTRCPFKKAQCSSVVPNMQEVKPGHYVACHLYDAIQH, encoded by the coding sequence ATGTCGAAAGTGCTATTGAAAGTTGAAGGGTTAAAAAAATACTTTCCAATTCGCAAAGGATTCTTGAATACGCAAGTTGGCGATGTAAAAGCTGTGGACAATGTATCCTTTGAAGTATTCGAAGGGGAAACATTAGGTATTGTGGGCGAATCAGGATGTGGTAAGTCAACGACAGGTCGCCTTTTAATGCGCTTGCTCGAACCGACCGCAGGGAACATTGAATTCGGTGGCAAAATGCTTTCTTCCTTATCGAATAGTGAAATGCGGAAAGCACGAAGGGATATCCAAATGATTTTCCAAGACCCCTATGCTTCACTTAATCCACGCCATTCGATTGGCAAGATTTTAGAGGAGCCACTCATTGTGCATGGAATGGGCAATTCAAAAGAACGCAAGCAGAAAGTAATTGAGCTGCTTAAAATTGTTGGCTTAAATGAATATCATGTAAAACGCTATCCTCATCAATTTAGTGGAGGACAGAGACAACGCATTGGCATTGCGCGAGCGCTGATGACCAACCCGCGTTTAATTATTGCGGACGAACCTGTTTCTGCGTTAGATGTATCAATTCAGGCTCAAGTTTTAAACCTAATGCAATCTTTGCAAAAGGAACTAAAGCTTACCTATATTTTTATCTCACATGACTTAGGTGTTGTACGCCATATTAGTAATCGTGTTGGGGTTATGTATTTAGGCAAATTAGTAGAGTTGACCGCAAGTGAAAATTTATATGTAGAGCCGCTCCACCCATATACGCAGGCATTATTATCTTCTGTTCCTGTGCCTGATCCAACTTTTGAACGTGAGCAGCTTATTATATCTGGAGATATTCCGAGTGCATCCAATCCGCCGAGTGGTTGTGCATTCCATACAAGGTGTCCGTTTAAGAAGGCACAATGCTCAAGCGTTGTACCGAACATGCAAGAAGTGAAGCCGGGTCATTATGTTGCTTGTCATCTTTATGATGCGATTCAACATTGA